In the genome of Malania oleifera isolate guangnan ecotype guangnan chromosome 5, ASM2987363v1, whole genome shotgun sequence, the window TTCTTCAATAACAAGAAAACCAAATGTCTTCATGATCGAAGCTCAGCATTGAGAGGGAAATACTAACTTCATGAATGGAGCTGTCACTCTCACTCACACTGTCAGTACCAAAATCAAAACCCACCTGTACAGCACAACCCTCCTCTTCCAATTGTTCCCTTTTCTCATTCCCCTGTACTCCTCGTACACCACCACCACGACCCAATTCGCAGAACAAGCTCCCCAACACCTTCTCACTTCTCTACAATGTGGAGCTTCGTTGCAGGCATTCACCAATACCAAATCCCTCAGAAGAGGCCAGCAGCTCCATGCCCACATGACATCCTGCGGTGTTTTGCACAACAATACGTATATAAGCACCAAACTTGCTGCCTTCTACGCCAGTTGTGGGCGCATGGCCGACGCCCAGGTAATTTTTGATGGAACTGTTCTTAAAAATTCTTTTTTGTGGAGTTTCATGATAAGGGGGTATGCCTGCAAATGCGACGGATCTTCTGTAAAAGCCCTTGTTTTGTATCGTGAAATGCGGAGCTTTGGACGAAAGGCGGATAATTTTGCTTACCCTTTTGTTCTCAAGGCATGCGGTGATTTGTTGCTTGTCGAAATTGGGAGGAGAGTTCACTGTGAAATAGTGGTTTGTGGGTTTGAATCGGATGTTTATGTGGGTAATTCTCTTATGGCGATGTATTCCAAGTTTGGAGATATGGGAACGGTAAGGGATGTGTTTGATAGAATGCCTGAGCGAGATTTAACTTCATGGAACACGTTGATTTCTGGTTATGTAAAGAATGGAGACCCTAGAGAGGCTTTATTGGTTTTTCATTTAATGGGAACACAGGGAATAACTGCTGATTGCACTACTTTGCTTGGTCTCCTCTCTGCTTCTACCAATTTAATGGCAGTGAAACAGGGGAAAGCAATTCATTGTTATGCAGTTCGAAATGGTCTTGCATATTGTAacatttatttgatcaactctctTATTGAAATTTATTGTGTCTGTAATTCTATGATGTATGCAAGGCTAATTTTTGAGGAGGTGACATGGAAAGATACTGTATCATGGAATTCTATGATTTCAGGTTACTCACGGAGTGGAGATGCTTTTGAAAGCCTCAGACTTTTCTGTCAGATGGTTTTGAATGGCAAGGAGCCCGATCAAGTCACTCTTATTGCAGTGCTTGGAGCTTGTGATCAAATTGCAGCCTTGCAGTTTGGCATGTCTGTTCACTCACTTCTCTTTAAGAAAGGGTTTGATGCAAACGCTATGGTGGGAACTGCCCTCATAAACATGTATTCTAAATGTGGAAATCTGGAGTGTTCACGTCATGTTTTTGATGAGATACCTAACAAAAATTTGTTTTCATGGAGTGCAATGGTTGCAGGATATGGGTCTCATGGAATGGGAAGGGAGGCAATTTCTATTTTCCATAAAATGACGGAAAACAGCATCATTCCTGATGAGGGTGTTTTTACGTCAATTTTGTCAGCATGTAGCCATGCAGGATTAGTTGATGAGGGTAAAGATATTTTCTATAGAATGACAAAAGAGTACAGTGTGAGGCATTGTCTTGCTCATTATTCCTGTATGGTGGATCTTCTTAGCCGAGCAGGACAATTAGATGAAGCATATGAGTTCATCAAAACTATGGAAGTTAGACCAACAGGCGATATATGGGCTGCACTGCTCTCTGCCTGTTTGCTCCATCGAAATGTAAAGCTAGCAGAGATTTCAGCACAGAAAGCTTTTGAGATGAACCCAGAAAAGGTGGGTAGCTACATTTGCCTTTCCAACATGTATGCTGCAGAAAAACGATGGGATGATGTAGAAAGGGTAAGAGCCTTGGTAAGGAGAAATAGATTAAAAAAGCCACCTGGATGCAGCTTTATTGAGTTAGATAAAGTGATTCATTGGTTCTTAGTCGGTGACAGATCACACCAACAAGCAGAGGATATATATGCCAAGCTGGAGGACTTGAGAAAGCTGCTCAAGGAGGCTGGATACAAGCCTGATACAAGTTCAGTGTTCTATGATGCTGAAGATGAAGTAAAGGAGAAGATGCTCTGGGATCACAGCGAAAGATTGGCCATTGCTTTTGCTCTTATTAATACAAGCCCAGGGACCGTAATCAGGATTATCAAGAATCTTCGCACATGTGGGGATTGTCACATTGTCACAAAACTCATTTCTAAGCTCATGGGTCGAGAGATTATTATCCGGGACATACGTAGGTTCCACCACTTTAAAAATGGATTGTGCTCTTGTGGTGATTATTGGTGAGTAGATACCAAACAAAGAATCGTACCCACTTTCCTAAATCAGGAAATGCACATTATTTTATTGGAGAAGCTATTTATCTAACATTATTCTGGAATAGCATGGAGGAACATTTTATTAGCATTGCAGATTTAGCAACTTTATTTGAATCTTCGCGAGCTGCATTTTTCTCCTGCCTGATCTGGCTGTGGCCTTGCTCGAATTATATAGGACTGATCTAGTATCTTGATTATCATATTGTCCAACAAATCAGCAAGACAATAGCAATGCTCATGCCTGCTTCTTTATCAAATGAGCATGGTTTCTTTAGTTCCATTGCTTCCAGATTTTCCTCAACTGGAGTCTGGTTTGAGCTCTCCAATGGAGCATGGTGATTATTATACTTCTCTGGTTCTGGATAATCCTCAGTGGTGATAATGGAAAATGGAATAGGAATTAGATACTTCACAATTGAAGCACttctttaaatttaaatattatgcATAAGATGCTTACCGATCAGCTtgcattttttttcaaaaatatcatgaATATCTGGAAAATTTTCACTCAAAGTGGATTATTTGATGAAGTGATGGTATGCAACTCCAGACATTCTATGTTTTGGTGGCCATCTTTATTGAGCAACATTTGGCCTGGAACTCAAGAGAATATAAGCTGTAGTGCTGTACAATTGTATCTTGAAAATGCATGTTTGCCTGCAACAACGGTGTTCTCTCTCCAACATGCAATACTAGTGTACAGAATGTTAATCAACCTTGATTTTCAGAGAAGTAGAAAAAGGTAAAGTCTTTAATATCATTATGGAAAAATGCTGTTTTTGGGGGATTTGAAAGATTCTTTTTATTGTTTGGCTGGAAGACAAGAAGCTTGATAAGCGTCAATCAGGGTTCAAGTATATGGACATTTGTCATctttataatttatacaatttttattaaaaaaaaaaaaaagtgagcaTGAGATTTTTCATGGGTTGTTCCATGTTCTACCATTATGGGGTAACAAACATCATTTCTTGGTCCCTATTTTAAACACAAAATAGCATATTGCCTTGACAGTAATCTCTTTCTTTTAGGTAAGCTGTAGAATCCAGCAGTATGCTCCGCAGCATCACTATCAGCTTCGTACCACCACTGATTCCAGAGACCTGTATTGGCTATGAAGTATGTGGTGTTTCACTGTATAAGATTCAAGATAGGCACAAACCTGCAATATTGGATGATTAAGACTTGCCAATTTTATTTTCCAGCCCAAAAAAGCTCTCTTGGCTTTGTCAAGCATCTGTCACCACGAGGAAATAGCTTGTTAGACTATGAAGTCAAGAAGAACTTCACTCTTTTGGCAAGATATGTCCTTTTGGTCCAAAGATCTTTGTTGATTGAGGTGTATCATTATATTTCTAGCATCATCTGGCACATCCCATTATGGGTGGTGTAAATTTGTTGCAACCTATTCAGGGTTCAGGGTGCTTTTGGCTTTCAATTTTTCCCATTCCAAGCTCTGTCAGAGAGTATATTATTAAGCTGTGTAGGGTGTTTTTATGGGGTGATAGGAAGAAACCCTTGGTGGCCTGGAAGGATGTGTGTTTACCAAAAGAAGAAGGGGGATTGGGAGTTTTTGATCTCAAAACATGGAATGAAGCTATCCTCATAAAAGCTTTGTGGAATATTCATGATAAAAAAGATTCTTTATGGGTGAAATGGATAAATCAGAATTATCTGAGAGGCTGTAACATTTGGGAGGCTTCTTCTAAACATGAGGACTCTCCTTTGTTTAAGATGATCATTGAACTTAAGAATAACGTACTGCTGCATTGCAGAGACCAACGAGAAGCTGATTATCAGGAAATGGGTGATTGGTGACAAAATCTCATGTTCAGAAGTCTATCATTTCTGGGGAAGGAAAGGAAGTAAGGTTCCGTGGTATAATGTTGTATGGTTGAATGGTTGCATTCCTATACACTCCTTTATTCTTTGGCTTAGTGCAAAAGGTAGACTAGCTACTACTAACAATATACATGTGGAAGGGATTAACATTCTTGTTGCTTTTGTAATAGGGGTGAGGAAACAATAGATCATCTCTTTTTTAAATGTACTTTTACAGCTACAGTTTGGGGTCACCTGAGGAGTTGGTTGGGCATCACAAGAGCTTTAACCACACTCAAGGCTTCTCTAAAATGGATGCATAAAGAAGCTAGAGGTATGGGAGTTCAATCAGTGGCAAAAAAAGTTTGTTTTGCTGCCACAGTGTATTATTTATGGCACTTCAGAAACAAGAAGATATTTGAAGGTAAGGTCACTCCTTTAGAAGCCATCGTTCGAGTCATTCAAATGCATACATACAAAAGTGTATTCGGCAGCTTTCCCAGGTTTGTAAAAACCTGGGAACCGGCAGGATGTGAGTGATCTTTTCCTGATTACAGGCATGGTTTTGAGTTGTAGTGTTAGGATTCTTCTGGAGTTGGCCTACTATAAGGGCTAGAGTAATAGTTTTCAGTTCCAGGTGTCTCCAGTGGTTTCCCTTGGTTCTGTTATGTAGTTGCAGGGTTGCATTTGATGACACATCCTTCTCATTGATTCAGTTTTGATGTTGATGATTGACTATTTGTCTGAGTTTTATGTTCATATGATAGTGATTCGTCGAGCCTGCTTTATCTCTGTGATTCCCTGCTTGCCTGAACTATTGATTattttgatagtttatttgtttgAGTTATGTTGATCTGAAATGACTTTTCCAGGCTACTATATCTCTGGGGTTGTGAAGTAGGGTTCTTAAGATCCTAATCTCAGGATTGATACAATGTATTTGCATGTCTGAACTGTACTACCCTCTGTTGATGATGCTGTATTGGGCTGCAGACTTAATCTGGTAGTGCTGGAAGATGTATCTGGTGTGATTCATTACTGGTGGCTCAAGTTCAATCTGGAAGATCTGCTTTGAGCTGTTGGACTTCTGGTGTGAGCAGTGAGGGTCAGATTGTAAGATGAAGTGTTGGGGTCTTATTCTGCGTGAGGTGCTGCTATTGGATACTTGGTTGAAGGGACTTGTTCTCTTCTGGATTGGATTCTGATCTACAGTTGGTTGTTAGCTCAGCTGGAGCTAACTTTGTTTGTATCtagttatttgagaaaaaaaaaaaaaaaatcctgattTCCCCTTTCTATCAtcccattttcatttcttttctttttccttcttatCTCTCAATGGGTTTTCGGACTATTCTGAGGTGGTTGGAGTTTCTTGAATTCTTGAAATATCCTATTGGAGTTCTCTCTTATGGCTTATCCTGGCTTTGATTGGTTTTCTTCTGGTACATCTACTGGAGATGGAATGATGCAGATTTTATGTTTGGATGGTTTCTCCATATTGGTTTCTTGTTATGATTTTCTTTGGAAGGTGGCTTGAACCTCTGTCATGGTTGTGCTGGTGGTGGTTTGAGCTTCCAAGTGGCTACTTCTCCTCGGTATCATCATGGCTTTCTTTTGGAGGTGGTTCGAGCTGCTAGTCTTCATCTTGGGCCTAGTCTTCTTTCTCATTGTGGATGGTGGACTGGCCAAGTTGATGACCCTCTTCAAGCTTTAGGGCTGATCAATGAATTTGTGCTACTCTTCGTCGTATGGCTTTGCTTGTTGGAGGGTGATGCACCTTGAATCCTCCTGAATTGGATATCCATCATTTTTATGGCTTTCTGTCTGGTAATGGCTTGAGTTCTAAGATATTTTATTATTGCATTATtcgatttttggtttttggtttattTTTGGTTAGTTTTGATGGCTTTTTGCTCCTGGGAATGCCCATGTTTTGGTATAATAGTGTATATCTTGTCGATGGAAGTTTTGCTTCCTTCCTCTCGGGTATGCCAGAgtttctgtacatatccatttgatcaatataatttatcatttactaatcaaaaaaaaaaaaaaaaagatttgaatgGTCCATTGGATCAATTATTTGTTTcaggtattttttattttttattttataaaattatttaagaGAGTGGTGTTGTGAACTATGGCCAATACTAGGTTTGTTCTGGGTTTTAAAACCTTGCCTAGCTGTCAACAAACCACAACAATGGTTTGTTCTTGTCTAATATTCCTTGATTTTCGTAACACTCAATGTCAAGTATTAACTCCTAGGGAAACCAaactatttgttttttttttttttattccatcaataaagaaaattttaataaaggaTATCAAGGGGATGCCATAGAGGGCGTGGTTCAGGTGGTACGCTCATCCTctgggagtgcctctcacgaggtcagcctTTGTGCCTCCCGGATTCGAGTCTTCCCCTGAGCTCTTGAATTTACATCCTTGTGGTACTGTGGGGCCAGTATCACGGGGCATGGGATTAGtcacggaccgtaaaacggacgtggaCACCCGGCAATAtcgaaaaaaaaaacaaaaggatcAGCCACAAAACCAAAATTTCTTATTTCTTGGTTTACCCAATCAAGGCCTACTTGACCTCACGCAGCAAGAACCGGAGCTTGCTTGAAACCTTTGTGAAAGAAGAATTACTGATATTTTGTTAGTTATGCATAACTTAGCAGCAGCGTAAGTTTCGTGAAGTGAAGTCGGCATGAATCTGATCTCAACTGTAGTTTCACCCAGCAAAGAGAGTTGTTTCTCTAATCTTTGTTTTCCAGAACGTTATCAATTGTAATAACTCCCCTTTGTCACCATCCCAACATATGGAAGAATAA includes:
- the LOC131156275 gene encoding putative pentatricopeptide repeat-containing protein At3g11460, mitochondrial — translated: MNGAVTLTHTVSTKIKTHLYSTTLLFQLFPFLIPLYSSYTTTTTQFAEQAPQHLLTSLQCGASLQAFTNTKSLRRGQQLHAHMTSCGVLHNNTYISTKLAAFYASCGRMADAQVIFDGTVLKNSFLWSFMIRGYACKCDGSSVKALVLYREMRSFGRKADNFAYPFVLKACGDLLLVEIGRRVHCEIVVCGFESDVYVGNSLMAMYSKFGDMGTVRDVFDRMPERDLTSWNTLISGYVKNGDPREALLVFHLMGTQGITADCTTLLGLLSASTNLMAVKQGKAIHCYAVRNGLAYCNIYLINSLIEIYCVCNSMMYARLIFEEVTWKDTVSWNSMISGYSRSGDAFESLRLFCQMVLNGKEPDQVTLIAVLGACDQIAALQFGMSVHSLLFKKGFDANAMVGTALINMYSKCGNLECSRHVFDEIPNKNLFSWSAMVAGYGSHGMGREAISIFHKMTENSIIPDEGVFTSILSACSHAGLVDEGKDIFYRMTKEYSVRHCLAHYSCMVDLLSRAGQLDEAYEFIKTMEVRPTGDIWAALLSACLLHRNVKLAEISAQKAFEMNPEKVGSYICLSNMYAAEKRWDDVERVRALVRRNRLKKPPGCSFIELDKVIHWFLVGDRSHQQAEDIYAKLEDLRKLLKEAGYKPDTSSVFYDAEDEVKEKMLWDHSERLAIAFALINTSPGTVIRIIKNLRTCGDCHIVTKLISKLMGREIIIRDIRRFHHFKNGLCSCGDYWLLYLWGCEVGFLRS